A window from Streptomyces sp. NBC_00271 encodes these proteins:
- a CDS encoding roadblock/LC7 domain-containing protein, which yields MIHQRDNFDWMLRDLADGVPGIQQIVVLSADGLRIARYGGNPDAADRVAAACAGLQSLAAAVASEVPSSDGTMKMVLIEIDGGYFYLMSAGANAYLAVLANQIAEPGLMSNRMSDLVARIGAHLTSPPRRNGQTV from the coding sequence GTGATCCATCAGCGGGACAACTTCGACTGGATGCTCAGGGATCTCGCTGACGGCGTACCCGGCATCCAGCAGATCGTGGTGCTCTCCGCCGACGGACTGCGCATCGCACGCTACGGCGGCAACCCGGACGCCGCCGACCGCGTCGCCGCGGCCTGCGCGGGCCTGCAGAGCCTGGCCGCGGCGGTCGCGAGCGAGGTTCCCAGCAGCGACGGCACGATGAAGATGGTCCTCATCGAGATCGACGGAGGCTACTTCTATCTGATGTCCGCCGGGGCCAACGCCTATCTCGCGGTCCTCGCCAACCAGATCGCGGAGCCCGGCCTCATGAGCAACCGCATGAGCGACCTCGTCGCCCGGATCGGCGCCCATCTGACCAGTCCGCCGAGGCGCAACGGGCAGACCGTATGA
- a CDS encoding ATP-binding protein produces the protein MVSVQSPPGGRELPYARVLLLPAILMAAVTGAAVALVTGPARAAVGWCGGIATLLVIAVAAEAVRRGRVIRAVRAELARRTAYLEQRIAAHDQDIVRFHHEVLPAAIRRMNRGMNPDSVALRFGVDDPSLPQISEVERDLLSTFLQLLDTEKLLLDSSHRSFVNIARRVQAIVHQQNKELREMEEDHGRNPEVFDDLLRIDHGTALIGRLADSIAVLGGGRPGRNWPKPVPLFSVMRGAMSRILEYRRIELHSIADVNVNGIHVEPVIHAVAELLDNATRYSPPNSKVHLTALKVQTGVAIEIEDSGVSFSDEARGKMEELLRQAAAGTDLQVLGEAPRLGISVVGRLSNMYDMAIALRQSAYGGVRAVVVVPSNMLTKDPAASLAHGIGANSTATMDTDGVEGPDRKPKKRRPTTGPRLPEQDDGYRDDDAPLVTEWTPNGLPQRRSRVKIPLRERYAEAARIAAEEEAAAAAASAAPSWGTAPAAPKQEQEKKEKEKEKPPGHWVEAFWEGLKRDPDPNASTRKNQAAAEADDEGDLK, from the coding sequence ATGGTGAGTGTTCAATCGCCTCCCGGTGGCCGTGAACTTCCCTACGCGCGCGTGCTGTTGCTGCCGGCCATACTGATGGCCGCGGTGACCGGGGCCGCCGTCGCCTTGGTGACGGGCCCGGCCCGGGCCGCCGTCGGCTGGTGCGGCGGCATCGCGACGCTGCTGGTGATCGCGGTCGCCGCCGAAGCCGTACGCCGTGGCCGCGTCATCCGTGCCGTGCGCGCCGAACTGGCCCGCCGTACCGCGTACCTGGAACAACGCATCGCCGCCCACGATCAGGACATCGTGCGTTTCCACCACGAAGTCCTGCCCGCCGCGATCCGGCGCATGAACCGCGGCATGAACCCCGACTCTGTGGCGCTCCGCTTCGGCGTCGACGACCCCAGCCTGCCGCAGATCTCCGAGGTGGAACGGGACCTGCTGAGCACCTTCCTCCAGTTGTTGGACACCGAGAAGCTGCTGCTCGACTCCTCGCACCGTTCCTTCGTCAACATCGCCCGCCGCGTGCAGGCGATCGTCCACCAGCAGAACAAGGAACTCCGCGAGATGGAGGAGGACCACGGGCGCAACCCCGAGGTCTTCGACGACCTGCTGCGCATCGACCACGGCACCGCGCTGATCGGCCGCCTCGCCGACTCCATCGCGGTGCTCGGCGGCGGCCGCCCGGGCCGCAACTGGCCCAAGCCCGTGCCGTTGTTCAGCGTGATGCGCGGCGCGATGTCCCGGATCCTCGAGTACCGGCGCATCGAGCTGCACTCGATCGCCGACGTCAACGTCAACGGCATCCACGTCGAACCGGTCATCCACGCGGTCGCCGAACTCCTCGACAACGCGACGCGCTATTCGCCGCCGAACAGCAAGGTGCACCTGACCGCCCTCAAGGTGCAGACCGGTGTCGCCATCGAGATCGAGGACTCCGGCGTCAGCTTCAGCGACGAGGCCCGCGGCAAGATGGAGGAACTGCTCCGGCAGGCCGCGGCCGGCACCGACCTCCAGGTTCTCGGCGAGGCCCCCCGGCTCGGCATCTCCGTCGTCGGCCGGCTCTCGAACATGTACGACATGGCGATCGCGCTCCGGCAGTCCGCGTACGGCGGTGTCCGCGCGGTCGTCGTGGTGCCGAGCAACATGCTCACCAAGGACCCCGCAGCCTCCCTCGCCCACGGCATCGGCGCGAACTCCACCGCGACCATGGACACCGACGGGGTCGAGGGGCCCGACCGCAAGCCGAAGAAGCGCCGCCCGACCACCGGACCCCGCCTCCCCGAGCAGGACGACGGGTACAGGGACGACGACGCCCCCCTGGTCACCGAGTGGACGCCCAACGGCCTGCCGCAGCGGCGCAGCCGGGTCAAGATCCCGCTCAGGGAGCGGTACGCCGAGGCCGCCCGGATCGCCGCCGAGGAGGAGGCGGCGGCCGCGGCCGCTTCCGCGGCGCCTTCCTGGGGCACCGCGCCCGCCGCCCCGAAGCAGGAGCAGGAGAAGAAGGAGAAGGAGAAGGAGAAGCCACCGGGGCATTGGGTCGAGGCCTTCTGGGAGGGCCTCAAGCGTGACCCGGACCCCAACGCGTCCACCAGGAAGAACCAGGCGGCCGCGGAGGCCGACGACGAGGGGGACCTCAAGTGA
- a CDS encoding TetR/AcrR family transcriptional regulator has protein sequence MGSGGGRRVGRPRAAQRPDSGLSPRDELLDAAAELFTTRGYAATTTRAVAERAGMRQASMYHYVSGKEELLAELLESTVTPSLAFARELLADDATPPENRLWELCRTDVELLCGGPHNLGGLYLLPEVRAERFAGFHAVRAELKDTYRQLLAATTAGGVLVKSELDLRTDLLFGLIEGVILVHRSDPERPVSAFAEATADAALRIAGI, from the coding sequence ATGGGAAGTGGTGGTGGGCGACGGGTCGGGCGGCCCCGGGCTGCGCAGCGGCCGGACAGCGGGCTGTCGCCGCGGGACGAACTACTCGACGCCGCCGCCGAGTTGTTCACGACGCGCGGGTACGCCGCGACGACCACCCGCGCCGTCGCCGAGCGGGCCGGGATGCGCCAGGCGTCGATGTACCACTACGTCTCCGGCAAGGAGGAGCTGCTCGCCGAGCTCCTGGAGTCGACCGTCACACCCTCGCTCGCCTTCGCCCGGGAGCTCCTCGCCGACGACGCGACCCCGCCCGAGAACCGGCTGTGGGAGTTGTGCCGCACCGACGTGGAGCTGCTCTGCGGAGGCCCGCACAACCTGGGCGGGCTGTATCTGCTGCCCGAGGTGCGCGCCGAGCGCTTCGCCGGCTTCCATGCCGTACGGGCCGAGTTGAAGGACACCTACCGGCAGTTGCTGGCCGCGACCACGGCGGGTGGCGTGCTCGTCAAGAGTGAACTCGACCTGCGGACGGATCTGCTGTTCGGTCTCATCGAAGGGGTGATCCTCGTGCACCGGTCCGACCCCGAGCGGCCCGTGTCCGCCTTCGCCGAAGCAACCGCCGACGCGGCGCTGCGGATCGCCGGAATCTGA
- a CDS encoding urea amidolyase associated protein UAAP1: MATATTYGARAHARAQEGSRTEAMPVVPASAWPEPPCEAGHLVWAETVAAGNYTHKVLARGTELRLTDLGGDACAHLLLYAADRPWERLNVADTVKVQWNAYLGEGQLLLSDQGRVLASLVADTSGRHDTLCGTSTLVRNTQRYGDGTPQSASPAGRELFKLAAAKNGLEPRDLPPSLSFFQGVEVRDDGSLDFTGSAGPGGSVTLRAEQDVTVLIANVPHPADPRTEYVSTPLEVLAWRAAATAPGDPLWEATPEGRRAFLNTAEFLAARGIA; encoded by the coding sequence ATGGCGACAGCGACCACTTACGGAGCCCGTGCCCACGCCCGGGCACAAGAGGGCTCCCGCACGGAGGCCATGCCCGTCGTACCGGCGAGCGCCTGGCCCGAGCCCCCCTGCGAGGCGGGCCACCTGGTGTGGGCGGAGACGGTGGCGGCCGGCAACTACACGCACAAGGTGCTGGCCCGCGGCACGGAACTCAGGCTCACCGACCTCGGGGGCGACGCCTGCGCACACCTGCTCCTGTACGCCGCCGATCGCCCCTGGGAACGCCTGAACGTGGCGGACACGGTCAAGGTCCAGTGGAACGCCTACCTCGGCGAGGGGCAGCTGCTCCTCTCCGACCAGGGCCGCGTCCTCGCCTCCCTGGTCGCCGACACCTCGGGCCGCCACGACACGCTCTGCGGCACCTCCACCCTCGTACGCAACACCCAGCGCTACGGCGACGGAACCCCGCAGTCCGCCTCCCCCGCCGGCCGCGAACTGTTCAAGCTGGCCGCCGCCAAGAACGGCCTCGAACCCCGCGACCTGCCGCCCTCGCTCTCCTTCTTCCAGGGCGTGGAGGTCCGTGACGACGGCTCGCTGGACTTCACCGGTTCGGCGGGCCCCGGCGGCAGCGTGACGCTCCGCGCCGAACAGGACGTGACCGTGCTGATCGCGAACGTGCCGCACCCCGCCGACCCCCGTACGGAGTACGTCAGCACTCCCCTGGAGGTCCTCGCCTGGCGCGCGGCCGCGACCGCGCCCGGCGACCCGCTGTGGGAGGCCACGCCCGAGGGCCGCCGCGCCTTCCTGAACACCGCCGAGTTCCTTGCCGCGAGGGGGATCGCATGA
- a CDS encoding urea amidolyase associated protein UAAP2 — MKTVVPARAAWSAVVRTAQTLTVTDLHGNQAVDFLVYDAHDTAVRYSAPDTIHAQGNLFLTTGSVLMSNEHTPLMTVVADEVGRHDTVGGACSKESNTLRYGHHTWSQHACVDNFLAEGAKYGLGKRDLVSNINWYMNVPVEKDGTLGIVDGISAPGLTLTLRAECDVLVLVSNCPQINNPCNGFEPTAVEMTIEASGATG, encoded by the coding sequence ATGAAGACCGTGGTTCCGGCCCGGGCCGCCTGGTCCGCCGTCGTCCGCACCGCACAGACGCTCACCGTCACCGACCTGCACGGCAACCAGGCCGTCGACTTCCTGGTGTACGACGCCCACGACACGGCCGTCCGCTACAGCGCGCCCGACACGATCCACGCGCAGGGCAACCTCTTCCTCACCACCGGCAGCGTGCTGATGTCCAATGAGCACACCCCGCTGATGACCGTGGTCGCGGACGAGGTCGGCCGGCACGACACGGTCGGCGGCGCCTGCTCCAAGGAGTCGAACACCCTGCGGTACGGCCACCACACCTGGTCCCAGCACGCCTGCGTGGACAACTTCCTCGCGGAGGGCGCCAAGTACGGCCTCGGTAAACGCGATCTCGTCTCGAACATCAACTGGTACATGAACGTGCCGGTCGAGAAGGACGGCACCCTCGGCATCGTCGACGGCATCTCGGCCCCGGGGCTCACGCTGACCCTGCGCGCCGAGTGCGACGTCCTCGTGCTGGTCTCCAACTGCCCCCAGATCAACAATCCCTGCAACGGCTTCGAGCCGACCGCGGTGGAGATGACCATCGAGGCGAGCGGGGCGACGGGATGA
- a CDS encoding 5-oxoprolinase/urea amidolyase family protein: MTFDTLLIANRGEIAVRIIRTARELGLRTVAVYSDADRGTPHVRLADEAVRLGPAPAKESYLDADLVLKAAKDTGAGAIHPGYGFLSEDAAFARRCEDAGIVFVGPTPEQLELFGAKHTARAAAEAAGVPLAPGTGLLPGLTEALEAATRIGYPVMLKATGGGGGIGMSACRSADELTEAWERVQRVAAASFSSAGVFLERLVEHARHVEVQVFGDGRGRVVTFGDRDCSLQRRNQKVLEEAPAPGLPPSVRARLASAARDLCAAVGYRSAGTVEFVYDAAREEAYFLEVNTRLQVEHPVTEEIYGVDLVAWMLRLARGESEVVRDPGAPRGHAVEARVYAEDPSRDHRPSAGLLTRVEFPGGVRVDGWVETGTEVTTSYDPMLAKVIAYGPDRAHALERLDEALARTRVDGIETNLGLVRAALAEPSFRRATHSTATLADVSDPTQRIEVVSGGTLTTVQDWPGRTGYWQVGVPPCGPMDDLSFRLGNRALGNHEGAPGLECTLQGPTLRFTHATTVCVTGAPARVTVDGATVAQWEPVTVPAGALLEVGSPTEHGLRTYVLFAGGGLDVPAFLGSASTFTLGRFGGHGGRALRTGDVLHGGSATDHGAPVPVGNRPGFSSTWRVGALEGPHAAPEFFTEDDIHDFYAADWKVHFNSARTGVRLVGPKPRWARTDGGEAGLHPSNIHDTPYSVGAVDYTGDMPVLLGPDGPSLGGFVCPATVVSTERWKLGQFRPGDTVRFAPLADDGSRRPAIVDGGVLARDGDVTYRRSGDDNLLVEFGPMQLDLALRMRVHALMEAVAEAALDGVTDLTPGIRSLQIQTDPGRLPQRELLAMVRETVRTLPPSDQLVVPSRTVHLPLSWDDPATREAIARYMAGVRDDAPWCPWNIEFIRRVNGLDSVDDVYRTVFDAEYLVLGLGDVYLGAPVATPLDPRHRLVTTKYNPARTWTAENSVGIGGAYLCVYGMEGPGGYQFVGRTTQVWSGWQQRGAFEPGSPWLLRFFDRIKWYAVEPDELLDLRADIVSGRFVPRIEEGVFSLAEYEAFLATHSASIAEFRAGQGAAFSAERDAWEAAGEFDRADAASAPVAPAAEVIVPSGGRLIEAEFAASVWQLNVKPGDRVTTGQPLLALEAMKMESRVPAPIDGVVQQVLTKPGAQVEAGTALVVLAPVS; encoded by the coding sequence ATGACCTTCGACACCCTGCTGATCGCCAACCGCGGCGAGATCGCGGTACGGATCATCCGCACGGCCCGCGAACTCGGCCTGCGCACGGTCGCCGTGTACTCCGACGCCGACCGTGGCACACCCCACGTCCGGCTCGCCGACGAGGCGGTACGGCTGGGGCCCGCGCCCGCGAAGGAGTCGTATCTCGACGCCGACCTCGTCCTGAAGGCGGCCAAGGACACCGGGGCCGGGGCGATCCACCCCGGGTACGGCTTCCTGTCCGAGGACGCGGCCTTCGCGCGGCGCTGCGAGGACGCCGGGATCGTGTTCGTGGGTCCGACGCCGGAGCAGCTCGAGCTGTTCGGGGCGAAGCACACGGCGCGGGCGGCGGCGGAGGCGGCCGGGGTGCCGTTGGCGCCGGGCACGGGACTTCTCCCCGGTCTCACCGAGGCTCTGGAGGCGGCTACCCGCATCGGCTATCCCGTCATGCTGAAGGCCACCGGCGGGGGCGGCGGCATCGGTATGTCGGCATGCCGCTCCGCCGATGAACTGACCGAGGCGTGGGAGCGGGTACAGCGCGTCGCCGCCGCCTCCTTCTCCTCCGCCGGGGTCTTCCTGGAGCGGCTGGTGGAGCACGCCCGCCATGTCGAGGTACAGGTCTTCGGTGACGGCCGGGGCCGGGTCGTCACCTTCGGCGACCGGGACTGCTCGCTCCAGCGTCGCAACCAGAAGGTGCTGGAGGAGGCCCCGGCACCGGGCCTGCCGCCCTCCGTCCGCGCCCGACTCGCCTCTGCCGCACGAGACTTGTGTGCCGCTGTCGGATACCGCTCGGCCGGAACCGTCGAGTTCGTCTACGACGCCGCCCGCGAGGAGGCCTACTTCCTGGAGGTCAACACCCGCCTCCAGGTGGAGCATCCGGTCACCGAGGAGATCTACGGCGTCGACCTCGTCGCGTGGATGCTGCGGCTCGCGCGCGGGGAGTCGGAGGTCGTACGCGATCCGGGGGCGCCGCGCGGTCACGCCGTCGAGGCCCGGGTGTACGCCGAGGACCCCTCGCGCGACCACCGGCCGAGCGCGGGCCTGCTGACGCGGGTCGAGTTCCCCGGCGGCGTCCGCGTCGACGGCTGGGTGGAGACGGGCACCGAGGTGACCACGTCGTACGACCCGATGCTCGCGAAGGTCATCGCGTACGGCCCGGACCGGGCGCACGCGCTGGAACGCCTCGACGAGGCGCTGGCCAGGACCCGGGTGGACGGTATCGAGACGAACCTGGGGCTGGTGCGGGCCGCGCTCGCCGAACCGTCCTTCCGGCGGGCGACGCACTCGACGGCGACGCTGGCCGACGTCAGCGATCCCACGCAGCGCATCGAGGTCGTCTCCGGCGGGACCCTCACCACGGTCCAGGACTGGCCGGGCCGCACCGGCTACTGGCAGGTGGGCGTGCCCCCGTGCGGTCCGATGGACGACCTCTCCTTCCGGCTCGGCAACCGCGCCCTCGGCAACCACGAGGGGGCGCCCGGTCTGGAGTGCACCCTCCAGGGGCCGACGCTGCGCTTCACCCATGCCACGACGGTGTGCGTCACGGGCGCACCGGCGCGGGTCACCGTGGACGGTGCGACGGTCGCGCAGTGGGAGCCGGTGACGGTACCGGCGGGGGCCCTGCTGGAGGTCGGCTCGCCCACCGAACACGGCCTGCGCACCTACGTGCTCTTCGCGGGCGGGGGCCTGGACGTACCGGCGTTCCTCGGCAGCGCGTCCACGTTCACGCTGGGCCGGTTCGGCGGGCACGGAGGCCGCGCCCTGCGCACGGGCGACGTGCTGCACGGCGGCTCGGCGACGGATCACGGGGCGCCGGTACCGGTCGGCAACCGCCCCGGGTTCTCCTCCACCTGGCGGGTCGGCGCGCTCGAAGGCCCGCACGCCGCACCGGAGTTCTTCACCGAGGACGACATCCACGACTTCTACGCCGCCGACTGGAAGGTCCACTTCAACTCGGCGCGCACGGGCGTACGGCTGGTCGGCCCCAAGCCCCGCTGGGCGCGCACGGACGGCGGTGAGGCGGGCCTGCACCCGTCCAACATCCATGACACGCCGTACTCCGTGGGCGCCGTCGACTACACCGGCGACATGCCGGTGCTGCTCGGCCCGGACGGCCCCTCGCTGGGCGGCTTCGTCTGCCCGGCGACGGTCGTCAGCACGGAGCGCTGGAAGCTCGGCCAGTTCCGCCCCGGTGACACCGTGCGCTTCGCACCGCTGGCCGACGACGGCTCGCGGCGGCCCGCGATCGTGGACGGCGGGGTGCTCGCGCGGGACGGCGACGTGACGTACCGCCGCAGCGGCGATGACAACCTGCTGGTCGAATTCGGGCCCATGCAACTGGACCTGGCGCTGCGCATGAGGGTCCACGCCCTGATGGAAGCCGTGGCCGAGGCCGCGCTCGACGGCGTCACGGACCTGACCCCCGGCATCCGCTCCCTGCAGATCCAGACGGACCCCGGCAGGCTTCCGCAACGCGAACTCCTCGCCATGGTGCGGGAGACGGTCCGCACGCTCCCTCCGAGCGACCAGCTCGTCGTCCCCTCCCGCACGGTGCACCTCCCTCTCTCCTGGGACGACCCCGCGACCCGCGAGGCGATCGCCCGCTACATGGCGGGCGTCCGCGACGACGCGCCCTGGTGCCCGTGGAACATCGAGTTCATCCGCCGCGTGAACGGCCTGGACTCGGTGGACGACGTGTACCGCACGGTGTTCGACGCGGAGTACCTCGTCCTGGGCCTGGGCGACGTCTACCTCGGCGCACCGGTGGCCACCCCGCTGGACCCGCGCCACCGCCTGGTGACCACCAAGTACAACCCGGCGCGCACCTGGACCGCCGAGAACTCGGTCGGCATCGGCGGCGCCTACCTGTGCGTTTACGGCATGGAGGGCCCCGGCGGTTACCAGTTCGTGGGCCGTACGACCCAGGTGTGGTCGGGGTGGCAGCAGCGCGGCGCGTTCGAGCCGGGCTCGCCCTGGCTGCTGCGCTTCTTCGACCGCATCAAGTGGTACGCCGTCGAGCCCGACGAACTCCTCGACCTGCGCGCCGACATCGTCTCGGGCCGTTTCGTGCCCCGGATCGAGGAGGGCGTCTTCTCACTCGCCGAGTACGAGGCCTTCCTCGCCACCCACTCCGCTTCCATCGCGGAGTTCCGGGCCGGGCAGGGCGCCGCGTTCTCCGCGGAGCGGGACGCCTGGGAGGCGGCGGGCGAGTTCGACCGCGCGGACGCCGCGTCCGCGCCCGTGGCGCCTGCGGCCGAGGTGATCGTCCCCTCGGGTGGCCGCCTGATCGAGGCCGAGTTCGCGGCCTCCGTATGGCAGCTGAACGTCAAGCCGGGCGACCGGGTGACGACAGGCCAGCCCCTGCTGGCGCTGGAGGCGATGAAAATGGAGTCCAGGGTGCCCGCCCCGATCGACGGAGTGGTCCAACAAGTCCTCACCAAGCCCGGCGCCCAGGTGGAAGCGGGCACAGCACTGGTGGTCCTGGCACCGGTGAGCTGA
- the atzF gene encoding allophanate hydrolase, protein MSVLTRVQSAYARIEAVDRPEVWIDLRPQPEVEKEAQAIDARLAAGEHLPLAGKLLAAKGNIDVAGLKTTAGCPAYAYTPECDAPAVARLRAAGALVLGTTNLDQFATGLVGTRSPHGAVRGALDPARISGGSSSGSAVAVALGIVDLALGTDTAGSGRVPAAFNGIVGLKPTRGLVPATGVVPACASLDCVTVFARTLPEAEQALAHLASPAGRELPALPQRAPGPWRVAVPPTAQLGELDEGWAEAYEAAVEQLVAAGAEVRTLDLTPFTEAAAMLYEGAFVAERYTAVGSFIDKLISEGGAGLDPTVAGIITRARDIPAHQLFADQARLAALRTRALAELGDADALLLPTAPGHPTLAEVAADPLGTNARLGRFTNSTNLFDLAAVAVPAGLTPAALPFGVMLIGPAFTDERLARIAALLQPDVRIAVVGAHLSGQPLNLQLLSLGAEWERTTTTAPAYRLHALSTTPPKPGLVHVGEGAGARIEAEVWRLPAAGLGRLLADLPRPMALGRVELADGTHVPGFLCEPAALEGAEDITEYSGWRGYLRTRA, encoded by the coding sequence ATGTCCGTCCTGACCCGAGTCCAGTCGGCCTACGCCCGCATCGAGGCAGTCGACCGCCCCGAGGTCTGGATCGACCTCCGCCCCCAGCCGGAGGTCGAGAAGGAGGCGCAGGCCATCGACGCCCGCCTCGCCGCAGGCGAACACCTCCCCCTCGCCGGCAAGCTCCTCGCCGCGAAGGGCAACATCGACGTGGCCGGCCTGAAGACCACCGCAGGCTGCCCGGCCTACGCGTACACCCCGGAGTGCGACGCCCCCGCGGTCGCCCGCCTCCGCGCAGCCGGCGCACTCGTCCTCGGCACCACGAACCTCGACCAGTTCGCCACCGGCCTGGTCGGCACCCGCTCCCCGCACGGCGCCGTACGAGGCGCCCTGGACCCGGCCAGGATCAGCGGCGGCTCCAGCTCGGGATCGGCCGTGGCCGTGGCCCTCGGCATCGTCGACCTCGCCCTCGGCACCGACACGGCCGGCTCCGGACGCGTCCCCGCCGCCTTCAACGGCATCGTCGGCCTCAAGCCCACCCGCGGCCTGGTCCCGGCCACCGGTGTCGTCCCGGCCTGCGCCTCGCTCGACTGCGTGACCGTCTTCGCCCGTACGCTCCCGGAGGCCGAGCAGGCCCTCGCGCACCTGGCGTCCCCCGCCGGACGCGAACTCCCCGCACTCCCCCAGCGGGCCCCCGGCCCGTGGCGCGTCGCCGTCCCTCCGACGGCACAGCTCGGTGAACTCGACGAGGGCTGGGCCGAGGCGTACGAGGCCGCCGTGGAGCAGCTCGTCGCGGCCGGGGCCGAGGTGCGCACGCTCGACCTCACCCCGTTCACCGAGGCGGCGGCGATGCTCTACGAGGGCGCGTTCGTCGCCGAGCGCTACACGGCGGTGGGGAGCTTTATCGACAAATTGATCAGCGAGGGAGGTGCGGGGCTCGACCCGACCGTCGCCGGGATCATCACCCGCGCCCGGGACATCCCGGCCCACCAGCTCTTCGCCGACCAGGCCCGGCTGGCGGCCCTGCGCACCCGGGCCCTCGCCGAACTCGGCGACGCGGACGCCCTGTTGCTGCCGACCGCACCGGGCCACCCCACCCTCGCGGAGGTCGCCGCCGACCCGCTCGGCACCAACGCCCGGCTGGGCCGCTTCACCAACTCCACGAACCTCTTCGACCTGGCGGCGGTCGCCGTCCCGGCCGGTCTCACGCCCGCCGCTCTGCCCTTCGGCGTGATGCTGATCGGTCCGGCGTTCACCGACGAACGCCTCGCCCGGATCGCCGCGCTGCTCCAGCCGGACGTGCGGATCGCGGTGGTCGGCGCCCACCTGTCCGGCCAGCCGCTGAACCTCCAGCTCCTGTCCCTGGGCGCGGAGTGGGAACGTACGACCACGACGGCACCCGCCTACCGTCTGCACGCACTGTCCACCACCCCGCCCAAGCCGGGCCTGGTCCACGTCGGCGAGGGCGCCGGAGCCCGCATCGAGGCCGAGGTGTGGCGACTGCCCGCGGCGGGCCTCGGCCGACTGCTCGCCGACCTGCCCCGGCCGATGGCACTGGGCCGCGTCGAACTGGCCGACGGCACCCACGTGCCCGGCTTCCTGTGCGAGCCCGCGGCGCTCGAAGGCGCCGAGGACATCACGGAGTACAGCGGCTGGCGCGGCTACCTCCGGACCCGCGCCTGA